The Thermus oshimai DSM 12092 genomic interval GCGGGCCCAGGCCTGGGGCCTCTTCACGGAGGTGGTGCCCCGGGAACGCCTTCTGGAGACCGCCCGGGCCCGGCTGGAGCGGGCCCTGGAGCGGGCCCCCCTTTCCTACGCCCTGGTCAAGCGCCTCCTCCTCCTCTCGGGCCAGGTGGATCTGGAAAGCGCCCTCTTCCTCGAGGGCTTGGGCCAGGAGATCCTGCGGGGTTCGGAGGACCACCGGGAGGGGCTGGCCGCCCTTAGGGAAAGGCGCCCTCCCCGCTTCAGGGGGCGGTGATGGCCATCCTGATAGAGCTGGAGGGCAAGCGTCCCCAGATTCACCCCTCCGCCTACGTAGCCCCCACCGCAGTCCTCGTCGGGGACGTGGTGGTGGAGGCGGAGGCCAGCGTCTGGTTCGGGGCCGTGCTCCGGGGGGATTACGACCGCATCGTGGTGGGCCCGGGAAGCTGCATCCAGGACAACGCCGTCCTCCACACGGGTGAGGGGCTCCCCACCCTGGTGGGGCCCTCCGTGACCGTGGCCCACCTAGCCTTTCTGGAGGGGTGCGCGGTGGAGGAGGGGGCCCTGGTGGGGGTGGGGGCTCTGGTCCTCAACCGGGCCCGGGTGGGGGCCAGGGCGGTGGTGGCGGCGGGGAGCGTGGTCCTGGAGGGGATGGAGATTCCCCCGGGCGTCCTAGCCGCCGGGGTGCCCGCCCAGGTGAAGAAACCCCTTTCCGGCTCCGCCTTGGCCTGGGTGGAGACGGCGGCCGAGGCCTACCGCCGCTTAAGCCGCCGCTACCGTACCTCGGCTAGGCTTCTGGACAGCGAAGGTACCTGAGGAGGCTCCGCCGGCAGGCCTCCTTGTAGAGGGCGTGGGCGCCGCGCCAGTCCTTCTCCTGGAGCCATTGGAGGAAGAGCCCGTCGATGAGGCCCCGGACGATCTTGGCGTCTTCCTCCGGCTTTGCCTGAGGGAAGGCCCCCTCCTGGACCCCGAGGCGGATGACCTCGGCGTAGGTTTCCTCCTCGATGCGGCGGGCCTCCTCCGCCAGGGAAGCAAAGGTGGGGTTGCGGGCCACCGCCCCCACTAAGTCCAGGAAGGTAAGGTAGAAGGTGCGGTTGGCCTCCGGGCTGATGAAGATGGCCTCCACCATGGCGGCCACCTTCTCCTCCGGGGTGGCCCAGCGCCCCAGGGCTTCCTGGATGCGCCGGGCCACCCGGGAGAGCACCCAGCGCCAGGTGGCCAGGAGAAGGCGTTCCTTGGTTTTGAAGTAGTAAAGGATAACCCCCTTGCTCACGTCGAGGGCATCCGCCACGTCCTGCAGGGTGAGGCCGTGAAGCCCCTTCTCCGCCAGGAGCCGGTAGGTGGCCCGGACGATCTCCTCGTGCTTGGCGGTGAACCGCTCCTCCTTGTTGGCGATCCTGGGCCGGCCCATCCCCTATTAGGTTAGCGCCCCCGGAAGCTGGGGGGTCGTTTCTCCAGGAAGGCCCAGACCCCCTCCTGGCCGTCCTCGCTGTGGAAGAGCTCGTCCACCAGCTCCCGTTCCAAGCGGAGGCCCTCCTCCAGGGGAAGGGAGAGGCCCTGGTGCACCGCCCGCTTGATGTGGCCGATGGCCAGGGTGGCCCCCCGGGCCAGGGCCTCGGCGAAGGCCCGCGTTTCCTCCGCGAGCTTTTCCCGGGGGTAGAGACGGTTGAGGATGCCCAGCCGGAAGGCCTCCTCGGGGGTCAGGGTCTGGCCCGTGACCATGAGCTCCAGGGCCTTCCCTGCGCCGATCAGGCGGGGCAGGCGCTGGGTGCCCCCCGTCCCAGGCAGGAGGCCCAGGGTGACCTCAGGGAGGCCCAGGCGGTACTCCCCCTGGGCCCCGAAGCGGAGGTCGCAGGCCAGGGCAATCTCCAGCCCCCCTCCTAGGGCGTGGCCCGCAATCTCGGCGATAAAGATCTTGGGGACGGCCGCGATGCCGTTCAGCACCTCGTGGGCCCGCCGGACCATGGCCATGTTGGCGTCCGGGGGGTTCTCGCTGAAGGCCTTGACGTCGGCCCCCCCGGAGAAGAAGCGTTCCAGGGCGCTCCGCACCACCACCACCTTGACCTCGGGGTCTGCGGCCGCCCTTCCCACCGCCTCCCCCAGGGCCTCCACGAAGGCCCGGTCGTAGCTGTTGGCCGGCGGACGGTTGAGCAGGATGTAGCCGATGGCCCCTTCCTTCTGGAACTCCACCATACCCCTAACCTCCCAGATCCCCGATGACCACCGATTTGGTCTCGAAGTAGTACTCCAGCGCCTCCAGGCCGTGTTCCTTGCCGTAGCCGCTCTGCTTGACCCCTCCGAAGGGGAGCTCGTCGTAGCCGTAGTGGATCTGGTTCACCCAGGTCATCCCCGCCTCGATCTCTTGGGCCGCCCGATGGATCCACTTCACGTTGTAGGTCCAGATGGAGGAGCCCAGGCCGTAGATGGAGTCGTTGGCCAGGCGGATGGCCTCATCCAGATCCCTCACCTTCCAGACCGGGAGGAGGGGCCCGAAGGTTTCCTCCCGCACCACCCGGCTATCGTGGTCGGGGTCCGCCACCACGGTGGGCAGGAAGAAGTGGCCCCGTTCCCGCCCCTCGGGAGCCCGGCCTCCGTAGAGGAGCTTCCCCCCCCGGGCCAGGGCATCCTCCAGCTGGGATTGGACCTCTGCCCGTTGCTTTTCCGTGTGCAGGGGCCCCATGCGGATGCGGGGCCGCTCTGCCTTAACCCAGCCCTCCCCGGGCTCGTACCGGGCCACCCCCGCCAGGAGGCGCTCCAGGAAGGCGTCGTACACCTCCTCAAAGACGTAGACCCGCTTGGCGGCCAGGCAAGCTTGGCCCGCGTTCCAGAAGCGGCCGATGAGGATGCCCCGCACCGCTTTGTCCAGGTCCGCGTCTG includes:
- a CDS encoding enoyl-CoA hydratase/isomerase family protein — translated: MVEFQKEGAIGYILLNRPPANSYDRAFVEALGEAVGRAAADPEVKVVVVRSALERFFSGGADVKAFSENPPDANMAMVRRAHEVLNGIAAVPKIFIAEIAGHALGGGLEIALACDLRFGAQGEYRLGLPEVTLGLLPGTGGTQRLPRLIGAGKALELMVTGQTLTPEEAFRLGILNRLYPREKLAEETRAFAEALARGATLAIGHIKRAVHQGLSLPLEEGLRLERELVDELFHSEDGQEGVWAFLEKRPPSFRGR
- a CDS encoding gamma carbonic anhydrase family protein, encoding MAILIELEGKRPQIHPSAYVAPTAVLVGDVVVEAEASVWFGAVLRGDYDRIVVGPGSCIQDNAVLHTGEGLPTLVGPSVTVAHLAFLEGCAVEEGALVGVGALVLNRARVGARAVVAAGSVVLEGMEIPPGVLAAGVPAQVKKPLSGSALAWVETAAEAYRRLSRRYRTSARLLDSEGT
- a CDS encoding TetR/AcrR family transcriptional regulator; the encoded protein is MGRPRIANKEERFTAKHEEIVRATYRLLAEKGLHGLTLQDVADALDVSKGVILYYFKTKERLLLATWRWVLSRVARRIQEALGRWATPEEKVAAMVEAIFISPEANRTFYLTFLDLVGAVARNPTFASLAEEARRIEEETYAEVIRLGVQEGAFPQAKPEEDAKIVRGLIDGLFLQWLQEKDWRGAHALYKEACRRSLLRYLRCPEA